Sequence from the Paenibacillus riograndensis SBR5 genome:
GAGGAGCATTTTACGAAGAGAGTGCTTTTTCAAAAAGGCGACAGCTTGGTATTTGTGCTTAACTTTATGCCCGGTCAGCAGTTGCCTGTCCACAAGCACCCTGGAGCCGAGGTATACCTCTTAGCCTTAAAAGGAAAAGGAAGCATCCAAGTGAACGAAGCGGATTATGCTTTTGTGGAAGGAGATATTCTCCATATTGCCGGTGATGAATCCTTTGCCTATACTAACACCAGTGATCAACCCGCAAGTTTGCATGTTGTCTTAAGTAAGACTCCTGCGCCCATGTACGCCAAGGAGATCTAAAATACATTTGCAGCTCTGCTTTCAGTTATTTGAAAGTGGAGTTTTTTATACAAGCGGGAAACATATAAATCCTTATAATTTGAAAAAACAGGGACTCTTCGTTAGAAGAATCCCTGTTCTTGGGTTCAGAACTATCCTAACGGATAGAACCGGATTATTTTTGGATGGAAGCAACAGTACCGGCGCCAACTGTACGTCCGCCTTCGCGAATGGAGAATTTAGTACCTTCTTCAATAGCGATAGGGGAGATCAGTTGTACGGTTACAGTGATGTTGTCACCAGGCATAACCATTTCAGTACCTTCTGGCAGGTTGATGATGCCAGTTACGTCAGTTGTACGGAAGTAGAACTGTGGACGGTAACCAGTGAAGAATGGTTTGTGACGTCCGCCTTCTTCTTTAGTCAGAACGTAGATCTGAGCAGTGAACTCAGTGTGTGGGTTAACGGAGTTTGGCTTAGCCAATACTTGTCCGCGTTCGATCATGTTGCGGTCAACACCACGCAGCAGGGCTCCGATGTTGTCACCAGCTTGAGCGGAATCCAGCAATTTACGGAACATTTCAACGCCCGTAACAACGGATTTTTTCTTGTCTTCGTGGATACCCACGATTTCAACTTCTTCTCCGACTTTAACTGTTCCGCGTTCTACACGGCCAGTTGCCACAGTACCGCGGCCAGTGATGGAGAATACGTCTTCGACAGGCATCAAGAAAGGCTTGTCAGTATCGCGTTCTGGAAGCGGAATGTACGTGTCGATCGTTTCGAACATTTCAACGATCTTCTGTGCATAATCGCCATCAGGGTTCTGCAGAGCTTCACGAGCGGATCCACGGATGATTGGAGTATCATCACCTGGGAATTCGTATTCGTTCAGCAGATCGCGTACTTCCATTTCAACCAGTTCCAGAAGTTCTTCGTCTTCAACCATGTCGCATTTGTTCAGGAATACGACGATGTAAGGAACGCCTACCTGGCGGGACAACAGGATGTGTTCGCGAGTCTGTGGCATAGGGCCGTCAGCTGCGGATACAACCAGGATTGCTCCGTCCATCTGCGCTGCGCCGGTGATCATGTTTTTAACATAGTCGGCGTGTCCAGGGCAGTCTACGTGTGCGTAGTGACGGTTAGGAGTTTCATATTCAACGTGAGCTGTGGAGATTGTGATACCACGTTCGCGTTCTTCTGGAGCTTTGTCGATCTGGTCGAATGCTACAGCAGCGCCACCGTATTTTTTGGACAATACAGTAGTGATTGCAGCAGTCAGAGTTGTTTTACCATGGTCGACGTGACCGATAGTACCGATGTTAACGTGCGGTTTGTTACGTTCAAACTTTGCCTTTGCCATTTGAACAGTTCCTCCTTAATGTGGGGTTCCTTATATTTGAGCCGCCCGCCTACATGCAATTCTTAGATGACTGAGTTTGATATCCGGACGGCAAGTTAAAAAATGCGATTACTCTGCGCCTTTGTTCTTGGAGACGATTTCTTCAGCGATAGTCTTAGGCACTTCTTCGTAGTGAGAAAGTTCCATCGAGAATACGCCGCGTCCTTGAGTACCGGAACGGAGTGTTGTGGAATAACCGAACATTTCGGAAAGAGGCACCTTCGCACGGATAATCTGCGCTCCACCACGGGAATCCATACCTTCGATTCTGCCGCGACGGGAGTTCAGCATACCCATTACATCGCCCATGTATTCCTCAGGAACAGTTACTTCCACTTTCATGATTGGCTCAAGCAGGACAGGCTTACACTTGTCTTTGGCTGCTTTGAGTGCCATCGAGCCGGCGATTTTGAACGCCATTTCGTTGGAGTCAACATCATGGTAGGAACCATCTACGATGGTAGCCTTAACGTCTACAAGCGGGAAGCCTGCAAGAACGCCGTTTTTCATTTGCTCTTCAATACCGGCAAGTGCAGGAGCGATGTATTCTCTAGGAACGGAACCACCGACAACTTTACTTTCGAATTGGCTGCCAGTACCTGGTTCGAGAGGTTCGAATTCAACCCATACGTGACCGTACTGACCGCGACCGCCGGATTGGCGAACGAATTTACCTTCGACGCGTGCTGGTGCTTTGAATGTTTCACGGTAAGCAACCTGCGGTTTACCCACGTTGGTTTCTACCTTGAATTCGCGGCGCATGCGGTCGATGATAATGTCAAGGTGAAGCTCACCCATACCTGCCAGGATGGTTTGGCCAGTTTCTTCATCAGTATGCGCACGAAGAGTTGGATCCTCTTCAGTCAGCTTACCTAGAGCAACGCCCAATTTATCTTGGTCAGCTTTGGTTTTTGGCTCAACTGCGATTTCGATAACCGGATCAGGGAAGTTCATCGATTCCAGGATAACCGGATGTTTCTCGTCGCAAAGTGTATCACCGGTGCTTGTGTCCTTCAGACCAACGGCTGCCGCGATATCACCAGCATATACGATGGAGATTTCTTGGCGGCTGTTCGCATGCATCTGCAGGATACGGCCGATGCGCTCACGTTTGTTCTTGGTAGCGTTAACTACGTAAGAACCGGATTCCAGAATACCGGAGTATACACGGAAGAACGTAAGTTTACCGACATAAGGGTCAGTCATGATTTTAAATGCCAGTGCTGAGAATGGTTCTTCATCCGAAGAGTGGCGAACCGCTTCAGTACCGTCATCCAGATGACCTTGAATAGCAGGTACATCCAGAGGAGATGGCAAGTAATCAACAACAGCATCCATCATCAGCTGAACACCTTTGTTGCGGTAGGAGGATCCGACAATTACAGGGAAGATCTTAACTTCACATACGCCTTTGCGCAGTGCAGCCTTGATTTCATCAACTGTAATTTCTTCGCCTTCCAGGTACTTCATAGTCAGATCTTCGTCGAGTTCTGCAACCTTCTCGATCAGCTCGAGACGGCGCTCCTCAACTTGTTCCAGATAATCAGCCGGAATGTCCGTTACTTCGATGTTTTGGCCCAGGTCATCTTTGAAGATGTGAGCTTTCTGCTCAACCAGGTCAATAATACCAACGAAGTCGTTTTCGGCGCCAATTGGCAGTTGAATGGCAACTGCATTGGCTTGCAAGCGGTCACGCATGCTTTCTACAACGTTAAGGAAGTCCGCGCCGATGATATCCATTTTGTTGACATATGCGATACGGGGAACACCATACCGGTCAGCCTGTCTCCATACAGTTTCAGACTGAGGCTCAACGCCCTCTTTCGCACTGAAAACGCCTACTGCCCCATCCAATACACGAAGGGAACGTTCAACTTCAACAGTGAAGTCAACGTGTCCCGGA
This genomic interval carries:
- the tuf gene encoding elongation factor Tu, whose translation is MAKAKFERNKPHVNIGTIGHVDHGKTTLTAAITTVLSKKYGGAAVAFDQIDKAPEERERGITISTAHVEYETPNRHYAHVDCPGHADYVKNMITGAAQMDGAILVVSAADGPMPQTREHILLSRQVGVPYIVVFLNKCDMVEDEELLELVEMEVRDLLNEYEFPGDDTPIIRGSAREALQNPDGDYAQKIVEMFETIDTYIPLPERDTDKPFLMPVEDVFSITGRGTVATGRVERGTVKVGEEVEIVGIHEDKKKSVVTGVEMFRKLLDSAQAGDNIGALLRGVDRNMIERGQVLAKPNSVNPHTEFTAQIYVLTKEEGGRHKPFFTGYRPQFYFRTTDVTGIINLPEGTEMVMPGDNITVTVQLISPIAIEEGTKFSIREGGRTVGAGTVASIQK
- the fusA gene encoding elongation factor G; this translates as MAREFSLKNTRNIGIMAHIDAGKTTTTERILFYTGRTHKIGEVHEGAATMDWMEQEQERGITITSAATTASWKGHRINIIDTPGHVDFTVEVERSLRVLDGAVGVFSAKEGVEPQSETVWRQADRYGVPRIAYVNKMDIIGADFLNVVESMRDRLQANAVAIQLPIGAENDFVGIIDLVEQKAHIFKDDLGQNIEVTDIPADYLEQVEERRLELIEKVAELDEDLTMKYLEGEEITVDEIKAALRKGVCEVKIFPVIVGSSYRNKGVQLMMDAVVDYLPSPLDVPAIQGHLDDGTEAVRHSSDEEPFSALAFKIMTDPYVGKLTFFRVYSGILESGSYVVNATKNKRERIGRILQMHANSRQEISIVYAGDIAAAVGLKDTSTGDTLCDEKHPVILESMNFPDPVIEIAVEPKTKADQDKLGVALGKLTEEDPTLRAHTDEETGQTILAGMGELHLDIIIDRMRREFKVETNVGKPQVAYRETFKAPARVEGKFVRQSGGRGQYGHVWVEFEPLEPGTGSQFESKVVGGSVPREYIAPALAGIEEQMKNGVLAGFPLVDVKATIVDGSYHDVDSNEMAFKIAGSMALKAAKDKCKPVLLEPIMKVEVTVPEEYMGDVMGMLNSRRGRIEGMDSRGGAQIIRAKVPLSEMFGYSTTLRSGTQGRGVFSMELSHYEEVPKTIAEEIVSKNKGAE
- a CDS encoding cupin domain-containing protein — encoded protein: MEKKTVAEAIQYHEEHFTKRVLFQKGDSLVFVLNFMPGQQLPVHKHPGAEVYLLALKGKGSIQVNEADYAFVEGDILHIAGDESFAYTNTSDQPASLHVVLSKTPAPMYAKEI